The Falco peregrinus isolate bFalPer1 chromosome 1, bFalPer1.pri, whole genome shotgun sequence genome has a window encoding:
- the EIF3J gene encoding eukaryotic translation initiation factor 3 subunit J isoform X2 produces the protein MAAEAADSWDADSFEVVEPVAKRLVPGVAGDRWAGEDEEDDVKDNWDDEEEEEEVKETEIKQEPKVSEKKKIAEKIKEKEKLQKKKQEELKKRLEAPEEHKELTPEEQLADKLRLKKLQEESDLELAKETFGVNNTCGIDAMNPSSKDDFTEFGKLLKEKITQYEKSLHYASFLEALVRDVCISLEIDDLKKITNTLTVLCSEKQKQEKNKAKKKKKGVVPGGGLKATMKDDLADYGGYDGEYVQDFEDFM, from the exons atggcggcggaggcggcggatTCGTGGG ACGCCGACAGCTTCGAGGTGGTGGAGCCGGTGGCGAAGCGGCTGGTGCCGGGAGTGGCCGGGGACCGCTGGGCCGGCGAGGATGAGGAGGACGACGTGAAG GATAACTGGGAtgatgaggaggaagaggaggaagtaAAGGAGACAGAGATAAAGCAAG AAccaaaagtttcagaaaaaaagaaaatagcagaaaaaataaaagaaaaagaaaagctacagaagaaaaagcaagaggagCTTAAAAAAAGG TTAGAGGCACCAGAGGAACATAAAGAACTTACACCAGAAGAACAGTTAGCAGACAAACTACGACTAAAGAAGTTACAAGAGGAGTCAGACCTTGAGTtagcaaaagaaacatttg GTGTAAATAACACTTGTGGAATAGATGCCATGAATCCCTCTTCAAAAGATGACTTTACGGAATTTGGCAAACtactaaaagagaaaattacacAGTATGAAAAATCGTTACATTACGCCAGTTTTTTGGAAGCATTAGTTCGAGACGTATGTATTTCAT TGGAAATCGATGATTTGAAAAAGATCACAAATACCTTGACAGTACTatgcagtgaaaaacaaaaacaagaaaag AATAAagccaaaaagaagaaaaaaggtgtgGTGCCTGGAGGTGGTTTAAAGGCTACTATGAAAGATGACCTGGCCGATTATGGAGGATACGATGGAGAATACGTACAAGACTTTGAAGACTTCATGTGA
- the EIF3J gene encoding eukaryotic translation initiation factor 3 subunit J isoform X1, whose protein sequence is MAAEAADSWDADSFEVVEPVAKRLVPGVAGDRWAGEDEEDDVKDNWDDEEEEEEVKETEIKQEPKVSEKKKIAEKIKEKEKLQKKKQEELKKRLEAPEEHKELTPEEQLADKLRLKKLQEESDLELAKETFGVNNTCGIDAMNPSSKDDFTEFGKLLKEKITQYEKSLHYASFLEALVRDVCISLEIDDLKKITNTLTVLCSEKQKQEKQNKAKKKKKGVVPGGGLKATMKDDLADYGGYDGEYVQDFEDFM, encoded by the exons atggcggcggaggcggcggatTCGTGGG ACGCCGACAGCTTCGAGGTGGTGGAGCCGGTGGCGAAGCGGCTGGTGCCGGGAGTGGCCGGGGACCGCTGGGCCGGCGAGGATGAGGAGGACGACGTGAAG GATAACTGGGAtgatgaggaggaagaggaggaagtaAAGGAGACAGAGATAAAGCAAG AAccaaaagtttcagaaaaaaagaaaatagcagaaaaaataaaagaaaaagaaaagctacagaagaaaaagcaagaggagCTTAAAAAAAGG TTAGAGGCACCAGAGGAACATAAAGAACTTACACCAGAAGAACAGTTAGCAGACAAACTACGACTAAAGAAGTTACAAGAGGAGTCAGACCTTGAGTtagcaaaagaaacatttg GTGTAAATAACACTTGTGGAATAGATGCCATGAATCCCTCTTCAAAAGATGACTTTACGGAATTTGGCAAACtactaaaagagaaaattacacAGTATGAAAAATCGTTACATTACGCCAGTTTTTTGGAAGCATTAGTTCGAGACGTATGTATTTCAT TGGAAATCGATGATTTGAAAAAGATCACAAATACCTTGACAGTACTatgcagtgaaaaacaaaaacaagaaaag CAGAATAAagccaaaaagaagaaaaaaggtgtgGTGCCTGGAGGTGGTTTAAAGGCTACTATGAAAGATGACCTGGCCGATTATGGAGGATACGATGGAGAATACGTACAAGACTTTGAAGACTTCATGTGA